In Aspergillus luchuensis IFO 4308 DNA, chromosome 1, nearly complete sequence, the following are encoded in one genomic region:
- the aspA gene encoding putative septin AspA (COG:D;~EggNog:ENOG410PGVE;~InterPro:IPR030379,IPR027417,IPR016491;~PFAM:PF00735,PF01926;~go_function: GO:0005525 - GTP binding [Evidence IEA]) has product MSFNALRRKKNVKKGIQFCLMVCGASGTGRTTFVNTLCGKKVLEGKDCDDPANAHIEEGVRIKPVTVELELDDEGTRISLTIVDTPGFGDQIDNEASFGEIVGYLERQYDDILAEESRIKRNPRFRDNRVHVLLYFITPTGHGLRELDIELMKRLSPRVNVIPVIGKADSLTPAELAESKKLIMEDIEHYRIPVYNFPYDIEEDDEDTVEENAELRGLMPFAIVGSEDFVEIDGKKVRARQYPWGVVDVENPRHSDFLAIRSALLHSHLADLKEITHDFLYENYRTEKLSKSVDGATPTQDSSMNPEDLASQSVRLKEEQLRREEEKLREIELKVQREIAEKRQELLARESQLREIEARMAREASQSQIDSISDA; this is encoded by the exons ATGTCGTTCAACGCG CTCCGTCGCAAGAAGAATGTCAAGAAGGGTATCCAGTTCTGTCTGATGGTCTGTGGTGCCAGCGGAACCG GACGTACCACCTTCGTCAACACTCTTTGTGGAAAGAAGGTCCTAGAAGGCAAGGACTGCGACGACCCGGCCAACGCTCATATTGAGGAGGGTGTCCGCATCAAGCCAGTCACAGTTG AGTTGGAATTGGACGACGAAGGCACCCGCATCTCCCTCACCATCGTTGATACCCCCGGTTTCGGAGACCAGATTGACAACGAAGCAAG CTTCGGCGAAATCGTTGGATACCTTGAGCGCCAATACGATGACATTCTTGCGGAGGAATCACGAATCAAGCGTAACCCCCGCTTCAGGGACAACCGTGTTCACGTCCTGCTCTACTTCATCACACCGACCGGCCATGGACTGCGTGAGCTGGACATCGAATTGATGAAGCGCCTTTCCCCCCGTGTCAACGTCATCCCCGTCATCGGCAAGGCCGACTCTCTCACCCCTGCCGAATTGGCCGAATCCAAGAAGCTTATCATGGAGGATATCGAGCACTACCGCATTCCCGTGTACAACTTCCCTTACGATatcgaggaggacgacgaggacacCGTAGAGGAGAATGCTGAGCTTCGTGGTCTGATGCCGTTTGCCATTGTTGGCTCTGAGGACTTCGTTGAGATTGACGGCAAGAAGGTGCGGGCCAGGCAATATCCTTGGGGTGTCGTGGACGTTGAGAACCCCCGTCACTCGGACTTCTTGGCCATCCGCAGCGCTCTTCTTCACAGCCATCTCGCAGACCTTAAGGAAATTACCCACGATTTCCTCTACGAAAACTACCGTACTGAGAAGCTCAGCAAGAGTGTGGATGGTGCTACGCC TACACAAGACTCTTCGATGAACCCAGAAGATCTAGCATCCCAGTCCGTTAGactgaaggaggagcagcttcgtcgcgaggaggagaagctccGCGAGATCGAACTCAAGGTGCAGCGCGAGATCGCTGAGAAGCGCCAGGAACTGTTGGCTCGTGAGAGTCAGCTGAGGGAGATCGAGGCTCGCATGGCGCGTGAAGCAAGCCAGAGTCAGATTGATAGCATCAGCGATGCTTGA
- a CDS encoding HET domain-containing protein (COG:S;~EggNog:ENOG410PK9X;~InterPro:IPR010730;~PFAM:PF06985): MSPELARNPVLTGPAFTYTELPRESPHPTTRMIRLLPNKDKDAEIKCELFNYDLTSGSGAESHLYEALSYVWGSNTRSRTIILNSCVFPVTENLYLALSRLRNRQLERILWVDAICINQDDLNEKTKQIPLMRTIYAQAQHVTVWLGEAYEDGDKALEGLRCLAEGQDVDIEGFGALCVNLFERTWFRRIWVLQEVGVARSIYIMCGSVQINGHALCEGLKRMRLPAEYQEKIGPVAFLIKGALVRPNYEPGSRGFLTIGELVGMYCYHNATEQHDKIYALLGLSADPMTSALTPNYALPWNTLFNQVTSHMFPDCSVETWPGSDIAIIRGGGWVLGHICSVRHVSKFGQQEVKVYLNDTARSIGYENDWEASWDLQTFAQAVNPGDIVFLLQGASRPSIIRLCKDHFRIITPAVTLCKRRPRESLEGTSRGWHTPDGTCDILLVWRIPLNNDTMSQKWPETELPDMVPAYQEQSLEAEYRRNNITRIMAGVAMGALALKKRDDDDVARLLVLSGTDDSIASRLTKSSAKDIRRFPDKIMQSLFPSERNDLSISEEMVKAVAENKGPCGYIIMELLFQRQGSSLPISEEVVEAAAGNSGWCGHQVMKAIYRHRKEFFPISEEAVKAAAGNTGRKATKMMKLLYKAQGEALPVSEEVLKVAAGNDTIGGARILEIIVHHRGQNLPVSEDVFMTAIGSSEWGYCKLSKLLEYYNGKFPASEELVKAAAKRRAFLSLLIDQGEESLPVSEEVVKAVAGSSFGNESLELLFEYTEGSLPISEDVVKTAAENEKSGPKVMKILFQQRGERLPVTEEVVKAAAENEKSGPKVMEILFKKRGERLPVTEEVVKAAAGNEGCGDDIMGILFQQRGDKLPVTEEVVKAAAAGFFGDYIIDILFQQRGERLPVTEEVVKAAAGNGWNADHIMVSLLQQRGNKLPVTEEVIKAAARNEGAGYQILEYLLQQKGRSGLPVTEEVLEAAAENTACGAKILEILQPERSLQTTVTERPESPESPEGSESAESFARWDHLQYPPYSRSSESSLSLDGLDEKE; the protein is encoded by the exons ATGTCTCCAGAACTGGCACGCAACCCTGTTCTGACAGGACCTGCCTTTACCTACACAGAGCTCCCGCGAGAGTCTCCACATCCCACTACTCGCATGATACGCCTTCTGCCGAACAAGGATAAAGATGCAGAAATCAAATGCGAACTCTTCAACTATGACTTAACGTCAGGCAGCGGCGCGGAGTCGCACCTCTACGAGGCACTTTCCTACGTATGGGGAAGTAACACGAGATCTCGAACCATTATATTGAACAGCTGCGTGTTCCCCGTAACGGAGAACCTCTATCTTGCGCTGTCACGTCTCCGGAATCGGCAGCTTGAGAGAATACTGTGGGTTGATGCGATTTGCATCAACCAGGATGATCTGAACGAGAAGACCAAGCAGATCCCACTTATGCGGACGATATATGCACAGGCCCAACATGTCACTGTTTGGCTTGGAGAGGCTTatgaagatggtgataaAGCGCTTGAAGGACTCCGGTGCCTGGCGGAAGGGCAGGATGTAGATATTGAGGGGTTTGGAGCACTATGTGTGAATTTGTTCGAAAGAACTTGGTTTCGCCGTATCTGG GTACTTCAGGAAGTTGGTGTCGCAAGATCCATTTATATCATGTGCGGCTCTGTTCAAATAAACGGACATGCCTTGTGCGAAGGCCTCAAGAGAATGAGGCTTCCTGCAGAGTATCAAGAAAAGATAGGCCCAGTCGCGTTTCTTATCAAGGGGGCACTTGTCCGGCCAAACTATGAGCCTGGGTCACGAGGATTTCTCACTATTGGGGAGCTCGTTGGCATGTACTGCTACCACAATGCTACCGAGCAGCATGATAAAATCTATGCACTTCTAGGTTTGAGTGCTGACCCTATGACATCCGCCCTAACGCCAAACTATGCCCTCCCCTGGAATACGTTGTTCAACCAAGTTACCAGTCACATGTTCCCAGACTGTTCTGTTGAAACATGGCCTGGATCAGATATAGCCATTATCAGAGGCGGGGGCTGGGTTCTAGGCCATATTTGCTCTGTACGACACGTGTCAAAGTTTGGCCAGCAAGAAGTAAAGGTGTACTTGAATGATACAGCCCGGTCAATCGGGTATGAGAACGACTGGGAAGCTAGTTGGGATCTACAAACTTTTGCACAGGCCGTTAACCCCGGAGatatcgtcttcctcctacAAGGGGCTTCGAGGCCAAGTATCATTAGGCTTTGCAAGGACCATTTCAGGATAATCACACCTGCCGTGACTCTTTGCAAAAGACGCCCTAGAGAGTCTCTGGAAGGAACATCTCGGGGATGGCATACACCGGATGGAACCTGTGATATCCTACTGGTGTGGAGGATTCCTCTGAATAATGATACTATGTCTCAGAAATGGCCTGAAACAGAGCTCCCCGACATGGTTCCAGCCTATCAAGAACAGTCCTTGGAGGCGGAATATAGACGAAACAATATTACCCGAATTATGGCAGGTGTTGCCATGGGAGCATTGGCCTTAAAAAagcgagatgatgatgatgtagcGCGCTTGCTCGTCTTGAGTGGTACAGATGATTCAATTGCTTCACGGTTGACTAAGTCTTCCGCAAAGGATATTCGACGTTTTCCTGACAAGATCATGCAAAGCCTCTTTCCAAGTGAGCGAAACGATCTGTCAATTTCCGAGGAAATGGTCAAAGCAGTGGCAGAGAATAAAGGACCGTGTGGCTATATAATCATGGAGCTCCTTTTCCAGCGTCAAGGGTCTAGTCTTCCCATCTCTGAAGAAGTGGtcgaggcagcagcaggaaacTCTGGATGGTGTGGACATCAGGTTATGAAGGCTATCTATCGCCACCGTAAAGAGTTCTTCCCAATTTCCGAAGAGGCGGTCAAGGCAGCGGCAGGGAATACTGGAAGAAAGGCAAccaagatgatgaagctccTCTACAAAGCACAAGGGGAAGCCCTTCCAGTCTCTGAAGAAGTACTCAAAGTGGCAGCAGGAAACGACACAATCGGGGGGGCTCGCATTCTGGAAATTATCGTTCACCATCGTGGCCAAAATCTCCCGGTGTCTGAAGATGTGTTTATGACCGCAATAGGGAGTTCTGAATGGGGATACTGCAAATTATCAAAACTCCTTGAATACTACAATGGAAAATTTCCAGCTTCTGAGGAACTGGTTaaggcagcagcaaaaagGCGGGCATTTCTGAGTTTACTTATTGACCAAGGAGAGGAAAGCCTTCCAGTCTCCGAGGAAGTGGTTAAGGCAGTAGCAGGAAGTTCTTTTGGGAACGAGTCCCTGGAATTACTCTTTGAGTATACAGAGGGAAGCCTTCCAATCTCTGAGGATGTGGTCAAGACAGCAGCAGAGAATGAGAAAAGTGGACCTAAGGTTATGAAGATCCTCTTCCAacagagaggagaaagactTCCAGTGACTGAAGAAGTGGTtaaggcagcagcagagaatGAGAAAAGTGGACCTAAGGTTATGGAGATCCTCTTCaaaaagagaggagaaagactTCCAGTGACTGAAGAAGTGGTcaaggcagcagctggaaaTGAGGGCTGTGGAGATGATATCATGGGGATCCTCTTCCAACAGAGAGGAGATAAACTTCCAGTGACTGAAGAAGTGGttaaggcagcagcagcagggttCTTTggagattatattatagatatccTCTTCCAacagagaggagaaagactTCCAGTAACTGAAGAAGTGGTtaaggcagcagcaggaaatgGGTGGAATGCAGATCATATTATGGTGTCACTCTTGCAACAGAGAGGGAATAAACTTCCAGTGACCGAAGAAGTGATCAAGGCGGCAGCAAGGAATGAGGGAGCGGGATATCAAATCTTAGAATATCTTCTGCAACAGAAAGGGAGAAGCGGACTTCCAGTGACTGAGGAAGTACttgaagcagcagcggagaATACTGCATGCGGAGCAAAGATCCTGGAAATTTTGCAGCCGGAAAGAAGCCTTCAAACGACGGTTACTGAAAGACCTGAAAGCCCAGAGAGCCCAGAGGGTTCGGAAAGTGCAGAGAGTTTCGCTCGTTGGGATCATCTCCAATATCCACCATATTCACGAAGCTCGGAAAGTTCGCTGTcattggatggattggacgaaaaagaataa
- the rom2 gene encoding putative Rho guanyl nucleotide exchange factor (Rom2) (COG:T;~EggNog:ENOG410PFP7;~InterPro:IPR000219,IPR041675,IPR001180,IPR035899, IPR011993,IPR036390,IPR000591,IPR036388;~PFAM:PF15405,PF00610,PF00780,PF00621;~go_function: GO:0005085 - guanyl-nucleotide exchange factor activity [Evidence IEA];~go_process: GO:0035556 - intracellular signal transduction [Evidence IEA]) has translation MADLGGQQGRNYRPYGHPSAFQRDAAFSEIFGGAPGRSQTMTSQTPQFSQDRAHTMSSHVPHPQMQRGPPPPARQMQNGYPPGPPNGYYQPYGGSAATMTSQHPSQNPPRPYPGRSAYPQPQRLDSRPNHGPQYPDAKGYARPVPHPALNSDAYRSRSMARLGGPPIYQPPSSGFNHTSATYSRQQPYNAGAAPMTPQGRVVPERNQNERSMSLTTYSTDRDHAHTTQTGRVIPPRRQPSGPSPPPEASSYPADVINAYDVNGKSRPPSDGSMNSRTMSMASTVVPDRTMSMQSQIAPKPSNTSTLVQSNSRRSKVPLVYPALLSRVADVFRERITLAERQKNGLSYQNAFSGAEAVDLIAYIIKTMDRNLALLLGRALDAQKFFHDVTYDHRLRDAPGELYQFKETMGEEAPSSEVNGVFTLLTECYSPTCTRDSLCYSIACPRRLEQQARLNLKPQPGLRSSASKGSLHGDDDDNDNQKLWINMVPKEISDGIDDREKKRQEIIFEIMYTERDFVKDLEYLRDFWMRPLRSAGNANLSPIPEHRREKFIRTVFGNCLEVLKVNGGLCEALNARQKENHVVKTVGDIFLQHVPRFDPFIKYGANQLYGKYEFEKEKASNPAFARFVEETERLKESRKLELNGYLTKPTTRLARYPLLLEQVAKNTADDNPDKQDIPKAIKLIKDFLSRVNAESGRAENHFNLVQLNSALKFPPGEYVDLKLTEENRQMLTKMAFKKTPTDSSEVTAYLFDHAVLLVRIKIVNKREEYRVYRKPIPLELLVIAQMDEVIPRVGVAKRPSSSLLSNKAAANPPTTKDGLPITFRHLGKGGYEQTLYATSPTQRRKFIEMVEEQQRKLRERNSNFYNKTVLCEKFFTSVNRVNCLVPVDGGRKLVYGTDSGIYLSERWPKDKSARPRRVLDVSQVTQMDTLEEYQLLLVLSNKTLSSYPMEALEISESQNTVAKRPKKIQGHANFFKAGIGLGRHLVCSVKTSALSTTIKVYEPMDNLAKGKKKSAVSKMFQSGQDSLKLFKEFYIPAESSSIHFLRSTLCVGCARGFEVVSLETTETQSLLDQADTSLDFVARKENVKPIHIERMNGEFLLNYSDFSFFVNRNGWRARPDWKISWEGNPNAFALSYPYILAFEPNFIEIRHIETSELVHIMTGKNIRMLHSSTREILYAYEDESGEDVVASLDFWNKPQH, from the exons ATGGCCGATTTAGGGGGTCAGCAAGGCCGGAACTACCGGCCTTACGGGCATCCCTCCGCTTTTCAACGTGATGCTGCATTCTCCGAGATTTTCGGCGGAGCACCGGGACGCTCGCAGACGATGACCTCCCAGACTCCTCAGTTCTCCCAAGATCGGGCCCATACCATGTCTTCACACGTGCCCCATCCGCAAATGCAGAGGGGTCCGCCACCACCCGCGCGCCAGATGCAGAATGGATACCCCCCGGGCCCCCCCAACGGTTATTATCAACCGTACGGCGGAAGCGCAGCTACAATGACCTCTCAGCACCCTTCCCAGAATCCTCCACGACCCTATCCCGGACGCTCTGCTTACCCTCAGCCGCAGAGGCTTGATTCGAGACCGAACCACGGGCCACAATATCCGGATGCAAAGGGTTATGCTCGACCAGTGCCCCACCCGGCCCTGAACTCCGACGCTTACAGATCAAGGTCAATGGCGAGGTTGGGAGGGCCACCGATATATCAGCCACCATCCAGTGGCTTCAACCATACCTCTGCAACCTATTCCCGCCAACAGCCCTATAATGCAGGCGCCGCCCCCATGACACCTCAGGGACGTGTGGTTCCCGAGAGGAATCAGAACGAGCGCTCCATGTCATTGACCACGTACTCCACTGACCGCGACCACGCTCATACAACACAAACTGGACGGGTCATCCCTCCTAGGCGACAGCCTTCCGGCCCCAGTCCACCCCCGGAAGCCTCCTCGTACCCAGCGGATGTGATTAACGCGTATGATGTTAACGGAAAGTCTCGTCCCCCTAGCGATGGCTCCATGAACTCCCGCACTATGTCCATGGCATCCACCGTTGTCCCGGACCGTACTATGAGCATGCAAAGCCAAATTGCTCCGAAGCCCAGTAACACGTCGACTCTTGTCCAAAGCAATTCCCGTCGGAGTAAGGTGCCGCTAGTTTACCCAGCCCTGCTTTCGAGAGTGGCCGATGTCTTCCGTGAGAGGATTACGCTCGCTGAACGGCAAAAGAACGGACTGTCGTATCAGAATGCGTTCTCCGGTGCGGAAGCGGTCGACCTGATCGCCTACATCATCAAGACTATGGATCGCAATCTGGCTCTGCTGTTGGGACGCGCTTTGGATGCGCAGAAGTTCTTCCACGATGTGACATATGACCACCGTCTGCGAGATGCTCCCGGTGAGCTTTACCAGTTCAAAGAAACCATGGGAGAGGAAGCGCCCAGTTCGGAGGTAAATGGAGTGTTCACGCTATTGACTGAATGCTACTCGCCGACTTGCACTCGCGACAGCTTATGCTACTCGATTGCTTGTCCCAGGAGGTTAGAACAGCAAGCTAGACTGAACCTCAAGCCGCAGCCGGGACTCCGCTCGTCTGCCTCCAAGGGCAGTTTGCAcggtgatgacgacgataaCGATAATCAGAAATTGTGGATTAACATGGTTCCTAAGGAGATATCTGATGGCATTGACGACCGCGAGAAGAAACGTCAGGAGATCATTTTCGAGATCATGTACACCGAGCGCGACTTCGTCAAGGACCTCGAGTATCTACGAGACTTCTGGATGAGGCCATTGCGTTCGGCAGGCAATGCTAATCTTTCGCCAATCCCTGAGCACCGACGGGAGAAGTTCATTCGCACGGTATTCGGAAATTGCCTGGAAGTCTTGAAGGTCAACGGCGGATTGTGTGAGGCTCTGAATGCACGCCAGAAGGAGAACCACGTCGTCAAGACAGTCGGTGATATCTTCTTGCAGCACGTGCCACGCTTTGACCCATTCATCAAGTACGGTGCAAACCAGCTCTACGGAAAGTACGAGttcgagaaagaaaaggcatCAAACCCGGCTTTTGCGAGATTCGTTGAGGAAACAGAACGTCTTAAAGAGTCACGGAAGCTGGAGTTGAACGGTTACTTGACCAAGCCAACCACTCGTCTGGCAAGGTACCCCTTGCTTCTGGAACAGGTTGCCAAGAACACGGCGGACGATAATCCTGACAAGCAAGACATTCCCAAGGCCATCAAGCTCATCAAAGATTTCCTGTCTCGCGTCAATGCTGAGAGTGGAAGGGCTGAGAACCATTTCAACCTTGTGCAGCTCAATTCAGCTTTGAAGTTTCCCCCGGGCGAATATGTCGATCTAAAGTTGACGGAAGAGAACCGTCAAATGCTGACGAAGATGGCTTTCAAGAAAACGCCAACTGACAGTTCTGAAGTTACTGCATACCTTTTCGATCATGCGGTTCTCCTGGTGAGAATCAAGATCGTGAACAAGCGGGAGGAGTACCGAGTATATCGGAAGCCCATCCCTCTCGAGCTTCTGGTCATTGCTCAAATGGACGAGGTGATTCCCAGGGTTGGTGTCGCTAAGAGGCCCTCTTCTAGTCTGCTCTCGAACAAGGCTGCTGCAAATCCACCCACGACTAAAGATGGCCTGCCCATCACTTTCAGGCATCTTGGTAAGGGGGGTTATGAGCAGACTCTATACGCCACTTCTCCTACGCAAAGAAGGAAATTCATCGAAATGGTAGAAGAGCAACAGAGGAAACTTAGGGAGCGGAACAGCAACTTCTACAATAAGACTGTCCTTTGCGAGAAGTTCTTTACCTCTGTCAACAGGGTAAATTGCCTTGTTCCAGTTG ACGGTGGCAGAAAGCTCGTGTATGGTACAGACAGCGGCATTTACTTGTCTGAGCGTTGGCCTAAGGATAAATCGGCTAGACCTAGACGAGTCCTTGACGTGAGCCAGGTTACGCAAATGGACACTTTGGAAGAGTATCAACTACTCTTGGTCCTGTCGAATAAGACGCTCTCGTCTTACCCAATGGAGGCTTTGGAGATTAGTGAAAGTCAAAATACAGTCGCAAAGCGACCCAAGAAGATCCAGGGACATGCGAACTTCTTCAAGGCCGGCATCGGACTGGGCCGTCATTTGGTGTGCTCTGTTAAGACTTCGGCTCTGTCGACGACCATCAAGGTTTACGAACCCATGGATAATCTGGCTAAAGGCAAGAAGAAGTCTGCGGTCAGCAAGATGTTCCAGAGTGGCCAGGATAGTCTGAAGCTCTTCAAG GAATTTTACATCCCCGCCGAATCGTCGTCAATACATTTCCTCCGTTCCACACTTTGCGTCGGCTGTGCACGTGGTTTCGAAGTTGTCAGTCTGGAAACGACCGAGACGCAGTCACTCTTGGATCAGGCCGACACCTCACTCGACTTCGTTGCACGCAAAGAGAACGTCAAGCCGATCCATATCGAGCGTATGAATGGAGAGTTCCTGCTCAATTACAGcgacttttctttctttgtcaACCGCAATGGTTGGCGCGCACGCCCGGATTGGAAGATCTCATGGGAAGGCAACCCTAACGCTTTTGCCCTCTCTTATCCTTACATTCTTGCTTTCGAACCAAACTTCATTGAGATTCGACACATTGAGACGAGTGAATTGGTCCATATCATGACCGGAAAGAACATCCGCATGTTGCATTCTTCCACGCGAGAG ATTCTGTATGCCTACGAAGATGAATCGGGCGAGGACGTGGTAGCCAGCTTGGATTTCTGGAACAAGCCGCAACACTAG
- the VMA11 gene encoding V-type proton ATPase proteolipid subunit (COG:C;~EggNog:ENOG410PMV0;~InterPro:IPR011555,IPR035921,IPR000245,IPR002379;~PFAM:PF00137;~TransMembrane:4 (o12-35i56-77o97-119i131-156o);~go_component: GO:0033177 - proton-transporting two-sector ATPase complex, proton-transporting domain [Evidence IEA];~go_component: GO:0033179 - proton-transporting V-type ATPase, V0 domain [Evidence IEA];~go_function: GO:0015078 - proton transmembrane transporter activity [Evidence IEA];~go_process: GO:1902600 - proton transmembrane transport [Evidence IEA]): MADSEFSPKFAPFFSFAGIAAAMIFGSMGAAYGTAKSGIGISGVGTFRPDLIMKSLIPVVMSGIIAVYGLVISVLIAGDMDPPPNKHMSLYTGFMHLAAGLSVGLAGVAAGYTIGVVGDAGVRAYMQQSRVYVGMILILIFGEVLGLYGLIVGLILNSKSSG, encoded by the exons ATGGCGGACAGCGAGTTCTCCCCCAAGTTCGCTCCGTTCTTTTCCTTC GCAGGTATTGCGGCAGCT ATGATCTTCGGAT CAATGGGAGCCGCATACGGAACGGCGAAGTCAGGAATTGGTATCTCCGGAGTGGGAACCTTCAGGCCGGACCTGATCATGAAG TCCTTGATTCCCGTTGTCATGTCCGGTATTATCGCAGTTTACGGCCTCGTCATCTCGGTCCTCATCGCCGGTGACATGGATCCTCCCCCGAACAAGCATATGAGCCTTTACAC TGGCTTCATGCACCTTGCTGCGGGGTTGTCGGTTGGCCTCGCAGGCGTGGCTGCCGGTTATACTATTGGTGTTGTCGGAGATGCG GGTGTTCGTGCGTACATGCAACAATCTCGTGTTTATGTCGGTATGATTCTTATCTTGATTTTTGGCGAGGTTCTTGGTCTCTACGG ATTGATTGTTGGCTTGATTCTCAACTCCAAAAGCTCTGGCTGA
- the PKA2 gene encoding cAMP-dependent protein kinase (COG:T;~EggNog:ENOG410PGKH;~InterPro:IPR017441,IPR008271,IPR000961,IPR000719, IPR011009;~PFAM:PF07714,PF00069;~go_function: GO:0004672 - protein kinase activity [Evidence IEA];~go_function: GO:0004674 - protein serine/threonine kinase activity [Evidence IEA];~go_function: GO:0005524 - ATP binding [Evidence IEA];~go_process: GO:0006468 - protein phosphorylation [Evidence IEA]), whose product MQRFSVPTSQFKMGSEDIHEREKEIVASVRPPHQRRLSPFVIAGRAEEKQLGISTRRLNVNDFALLKTLGTGTFARVWLVKLNDERQRKNRVYALKILRKADVIKLKQVEHVRNERKTLADVSGHPFITTLIASFSDDQNLYMLLDYCPGGEIFSYLRRARRFNENTSKFYAAEIALTIEFLHDVEGVVYRDLKPENILLDAEGHIKLVDFGFAKQVGDHETYTLCGTPEYLAPEVIHNSGHGLAVDWWALGILIYEFLVGQPPFWDQNPMRIYEQIVEGHIRYPQNMSPAAQNIISLLCKTNPTERLGYISGGSARVKTHPFFEDINWDDLFYRRIKGPIIPRVDHPADTGNFEEYPDPDVKNQSLYTDDLRDKYEALFADF is encoded by the exons ATGCAAAGATTCTCAGTCCCAACTAGCCAGTTCAAGATGGGGTCGGAAGATATTCacgagagggaaaaagagataGTGGCTTCAGTCCGACCGCCTCATCAGCGTCGACTGAGTCCGTTCGTTATCGCTGGTCGTGCTGAAGAGAAACAGCTGGGGATATCGACTCGTCGGTTGAACGTCAATGACTTCGCACTGTTGAAGACACTGGGCACAG GCACATTCGCTCGGGTGTGGTTAGTGAAGTTGAACGACGAAAGGCAACGCAAGAACAGGGTCTACGCTCTGAAGATACTCCGAAAGGCAGATG TGATCAAGCTGAAGCAAGTCGAGCATGTCCGCAACGAACGGAAGACTCTCGCAGATGTTTCCGGCCATCCTTTCATCACGACGTTGAttgcctccttctccgatGATCAGAATCTATATATGTTG TTGGACTATTGCCCTGGAGGCGAGATATTCAGCTACCTACGACGTGCACGACGCTTTAACGAGAATACATCCAAGTTCTACGCGGCCGAGATAGCGTTAACCATCGAGTTTCTCCATGACGTGGAGGGAGTTGTTTATCGAGACCTTAAGCCGGAGAATATCCTGCTTGATGCCGAGGGTCATATCAAGCTAGTCGACTTTGGGTTCGCAAAACAGGTTGGCGACCATGAGACCTATACTCTGTGTGGGACTCCTGAGTATCTCGCCCCCGAAGTCATTCATAACAGCGGCCACGGCCTTGCCGTAGACTGGTGGGCTCTAGGTATCCTAATATACGAGTTCCTTGTCGGACAGCCGCCATTCTGGGACCAAAACCCGATGCGCATATACGAGCAGATCGTCGAGGGTCACATACGTTATCCTCAGAACATGTCGCCTGCAGCCCAGAACATCATATCGTTGCTCTGCAAGACCAACCCGACTGAGCGGCTCGGCTACATCTCCGGGGGCTCAGCTCGAGTCAAGACGCATCCCTTTTTCGAAGACATCAACTGGGATGACCTGTTCTACCGCCGCATCAAGGGACCCATCATCCCTCGAGTCGATCATCCTGCGGACACTGGAAACTTTGAAGAATATCCAGATCCGGATGTGAAGAATCAGAGTCTTTACACTGATGATTTGAGAGACAAGTACGAGGCACTTTTTGCTGATTTTTGA